The proteins below are encoded in one region of Persephonella sp.:
- a CDS encoding HIRAN domain-containing protein — protein MDQLRFDIVDIKENFVVYEEDFELSYDFILDAFINGRSLREYLKGEVEDIDEFDILFGDEIEKLSRPAQRITVYEKDDEQISLNILFSKKRVKWLIYKGESYLFELHFDFENYINEVKNWVGILDRLSFLPFKLRNKVNEIDEYPVSFASERDVAHRYRLERFEIIREIDRSALKETVSIPIFNLFYSAPDMPLERWWWHLDKINKAEYPEEYLPDYLKDYYRAFKDFFKEKKELPYYIQDIYRKQFTGKEQADRCICFLFGKDKKVCFNEKGNVAFGDCNDLTFKPFPFDIEVMYYADPSAGIGFGLERVIRLKNFFKFMEKEAYLKAYREIEDIFKSNSIIALAVDHFDFQKALNFLMETELGSFDYVNLIGYKNEIYEYYFQNYDTFSTRVVGTKYSDNKIIDDLKEGQTVYVIWEDINRHDKNALKVINSRGEKIGYIRKTLSPYILSFVKRSFFIKGEIKSILDNDIFVRLSFDKIQNASGGS, from the coding sequence ATGGATCAGTTAAGGTTTGATATCGTTGATATAAAAGAGAATTTTGTTGTTTATGAAGAAGATTTTGAACTTTCTTACGATTTTATTCTTGATGCTTTTATAAACGGCAGGTCTTTGAGAGAATATCTGAAAGGGGAGGTTGAAGATATAGATGAGTTTGATATTCTCTTCGGCGATGAGATTGAAAAGCTCTCAAGACCTGCCCAGAGAATAACTGTTTATGAAAAAGATGATGAACAAATCAGTCTGAACATACTTTTTAGCAAAAAAAGGGTTAAATGGCTAATTTATAAAGGGGAGTCTTACCTTTTTGAGTTGCATTTTGATTTTGAAAATTACATAAATGAAGTAAAAAATTGGGTCGGAATTCTTGACAGGCTGTCTTTCCTCCCTTTTAAGCTGAGAAACAAAGTAAACGAAATTGATGAGTATCCTGTAAGTTTTGCATCAGAAAGAGATGTTGCCCACAGGTACAGGCTTGAAAGGTTTGAGATAATAAGAGAGATAGATAGATCAGCCTTAAAGGAAACTGTTTCTATCCCTATTTTTAATCTGTTTTACTCAGCTCCTGATATGCCCCTTGAAAGATGGTGGTGGCATCTGGACAAAATAAACAAAGCAGAGTACCCTGAGGAGTATCTTCCAGATTACCTTAAGGATTACTACAGGGCTTTTAAGGATTTTTTCAAGGAAAAAAAGGAACTTCCTTACTACATTCAGGATATTTACAGAAAACAGTTTACAGGAAAAGAACAGGCAGACAGGTGTATATGTTTTTTATTTGGTAAAGATAAGAAGGTCTGTTTTAATGAAAAAGGAAATGTAGCCTTTGGAGACTGTAATGATCTTACTTTTAAGCCTTTCCCTTTTGATATAGAAGTTATGTATTATGCTGATCCTTCTGCAGGTATAGGGTTTGGTCTTGAAAGGGTAATAAGGCTTAAGAACTTTTTCAAATTTATGGAAAAGGAGGCTTATCTCAAGGCTTACAGAGAGATAGAAGATATTTTCAAATCTAACAGCATAATAGCTCTTGCTGTGGATCATTTTGACTTTCAGAAGGCACTTAATTTTTTGATGGAAACAGAGCTTGGCTCTTTTGATTATGTAAATCTTATAGGATACAAAAACGAGATTTATGAATATTATTTTCAAAACTACGACACTTTTTCCACGAGGGTTGTAGGCACAAAATACTCAGATAATAAGATTATAGATGATCTTAAAGAGGGGCAGACCGTTTATGTGATATGGGAGGATATAAACAGGCATGATAAAAATGCATTAAAGGTTATAAACAGTAGGGGGGAGAAAATAGGCTACATCAGGAAAACTTTGTCTCCCTATATCCTGAGTTTTGTAAAAAGGTCATTCTTTATAAAAGGTGAAATAAAAAGCATACTGGATAATGATATTTTTGTCAGATTATCATTTGATAAAATTCAGAATGCGAGCGGAGGGAGTTGA